One Meles meles chromosome 13, mMelMel3.1 paternal haplotype, whole genome shotgun sequence DNA segment encodes these proteins:
- the LOC123955575 gene encoding uncharacterized protein LOC123955575 has translation MAATWPSGPAALKTVATQLQRVLWFVSVTIGPWRAAAIATTSMEETLRCKNLKLGQYICKDPKINDATQEPVNCTNYTAHVPCFPAPNITRKDFGGSETRFTGRFSQAYILPKCSPFHSASRWERGKGTPEMAIHTRWQLHRLFSSDGWEQTDFTLDTLPWDLGFLDFNRALSVCEFPDFPFSSSNTTSWILCNSVLFCFVVLLKSILFNWTFENCVITES, from the coding sequence ATGGCAGCCACCTGGCCTTCTGGGCCAGCTGCTCTAAAGACCGTGGCCACCCAGCTCCAACGTGTCCTGTGGTTCGTGTCAGTCACCATAGGACCTTGGAGAGCTGCTGCCATCGCCACCACCAGTATGGAGGAGACACTTAGGTGCAAGAACCTCAAACTGGGACAATATATTTGTAAAGATCCAAAAATAAATGATGCTACACAAGAACCAGTTAACTGTACAAACTACACAGCTCATGTTCCTTGTTTTCCAGCACCCAACATAACTCGTAAGGATTTTGGTGGCAGTGAAACACGTTTTACTGGAAGGTTTTCTCAAGCCTATATCTTGCCGAAATGTAGTCCTTTCCATTCAGCCAGCagatgggaaagaggaaaaggaaccccAGAAATGGCTATTCATACAAGGTGGCAGTTGCACCGTCTCTTTTCCTCGGATGGTTGGGAGCAGACTGATTTTACCTTGGATACCCTGCCTTGGGATTTGGGCTTCCTTGATTTCAATAGAGCACTCTCAGTATGTGAATTtccagattttcctttttcttcttcaaataccACCTCGTGGATTCTGTGtaactctgttttattttgttttgttgttttacttAAAAGCATATTATTTAATTGGACTTTTGAGAACTGTGTGATAACTGAGTCTTAG
- the BBIP1 gene encoding BBSome-interacting protein 1 gives MAEVKSMFREVLPKQGQLSVEDITTMVLCKPKLLPLKSLTLEKLEKMQQAAQDTIRQQEVAEKEQQQITH, from the exons ATGGCGGAAGTGAAGTCAATGTTCCGGGAAGTTCTTCCAAAACAAG ggCAGTTGTCAGTGGAAGATATAACCACAATGGTGCTGTGTAAACCTAAACTTTTGCCTTTAAAATCTCTGACTCtggaaaaactggagaaaatGCAGCAAGCAGCCCAGGATACGATTCGCCAACAAGAAGTGGCAGAGAAGGAACAACAGCAAATAACTCACTGA